A window of Pyrus communis chromosome 3, drPyrComm1.1, whole genome shotgun sequence genomic DNA:
TTTTGCTGTTCTTCTGCTATTtgcaatagagagagagagagagagagagagagagagagaggagagagaagcagCGTTCTTCAGTCCACTATCTGCAGAGTTTCCAGATTCATCTCCAACAGGAAGCAAATTATGGTTGGTGATGGGCTTGCTGGGCtgagttttaagttttttttccaaACAGGCCTTCAATTCTTGGATAAAACTTTCCATCAACCGCCTATGCTTCATGTGTCTGTCTTTCTCTTCACATTGCGTTACAAGTTCTTCGATGTAGGATGAATAGAGCAAGATCTACCTGTAAATCGATCGGAACCTGTATGCTTTGTTCCGATCGACCAACACTCCTTTTGAAGGTCTTTGGTGGTTCTGTAGGCTTTGTTCTTCGGAATCATCTTGGTGTGGCCATGAGGTTGGTACAACTTTACGCGTGGCCTAATGGCCCGTTTAAAGTTGTTTTATGTACTTCGCTCGTAAAcgtttttactaaaaaaatgctttattgaaaatacaattgatattttttatagaaattcaAATGCTTTCTGATAAAATACTTTAAAGTACTCCTAAAAAAGCTCTAGCAAGGGCTTCTTTATAAAGTACTTCCAACAGGAAGATGATCCTCAGTAGATCCTTTTCAAGATGATTTCATGATCGTAACCGTTCATCGTatgatcagaaatcatttgaaatttaatattaaatataaattattcttaacaaaaactaaccgcacgatgtacaatgaacgatcACAATCACGAAATTCCTAGAATCTCCAGAAAAAGGGTCCGACATTTTAATTGTCAGAAAACAGTGTTAGCTACTTCCATAAACAAACCCTAGCAACAACTTTTTATTAGAACAAAGAAACttgtcattttcaattttctttgggAAACCAAAAgggcaggaaaaaaaaataaagtacgCAAGAATGAAGTACCCCATAATGTCAAGCATATGAATTAACGAGTAGAAGACTTGGGAAACAACGTGCCTCTATACTGCATCTCCAAGCTGGGGATACCTTGTACCACTACTTCAAACACCTATACACTACCAAAGCTCCTCACAACCACCATGTTTTGCCGAATCACAGGCGTGTCAAAACAGATTTTTTCGTTTCAAAAGCTCAAGTGAGAATCACTTCACCTACGTACATAAGCTTCCCGCTTTTAGGGAAGGATTAACAGTTACAGTCGACTAAACCTGCGCGAGACCATTCCAGGGGGGTTCAAAATCAAAGATGAGCGAGTCTATAAAACTGGGCTCAGGAGACATGATATTCAGATGAGATGCCATCAGATCATTTGATTCTGCCGGACCAGACTGGGTTTCCATAAGCCAGCTTTCAAATTCTTCATCCAAACCATTGAAATTAGAAACTTCGTTAGACCGCTCATTGACAGCACCTAGCCCATATACAGGCTCGGTgctttgaatttcagaaatatcAATGGGAGGCTGTTGCTGGATAGGAGATGGCTGCTGAAACTGAGGTTGCTGAAGCGGAGGCTGTTGCTGAATTGGAGGCTGCTGAACAGGAAGCAGCTGAATAGAAGGTTGCCGAATTGGAGGCTGCTGAAATGGAGGCTGCTGAACAGGAGGCTGCCGAATGTTTGGACTGGAATTGTTTACCCAATCAGAATTCGTAAAATCCAAATCTGTGACACTCACACCTAAATTACCTTGCAGACTAACATTCTGACTAGAATTCTGACTCTGATTCCCATACTGATATCCACCTTGACTGGAATCTGGACTTGGAATCCCGTACTCACAAAAAATTTGGCTATCATTTTGACTTTGATTCCCTTGCTGTTGAAAAGCTTGGCTATAAATTGATTGGGGAACGGCCTGACTGTATGTTTGGGGTTGGGAGTGCACTGTATTTCCAACGGACGTGGTCATGGGCTGGGAAGCGCTCTGATGCACACTAGAATGAACACCCTGCAACCTCAAGGGGTTTCTGTCATTTGATGTTGCCATGGGAGTGGAAGTTCTCATGTATACTGATGGAGTGGTACAACTACTGTTATTTGACGAAAAAAATGTGGTTCGGTTCATCGGCAAGGAAACCCCAAGAGCTCCTACTCTTTTGAACGTTGAATGAGAAGAGACGGGGCCTAAATGACCAATATTTTGACCTCTGTTCCTCCCAACAACATTAGTGCGTGCACCAAGCAACTGCTTCGAAACTGAACATGGTTGGACTTGGTTCTTAGGGAAAAGATATTCTGATTGGTGGCTTCTGATACTAGGCATGGTACGACCAGCTGAGGTGCAATGGTGAATTGCAGCTGGCCTAGAGACCTGATTCTGTGATATAGAGTTAGGTGCCAACTTAATAATATTGTGTGGTGGAACTGGACTGTGTTTAGTCGGTGCCAGATTGTTTGAAGCTGGTAATGGTGCAATTTTCGGTGTCTTGAACTTTTTTCTCAGTATTCTCCATGACTCTTCTTTATCCGTGGCATGACAATGATTAAAGTTGGAGCCTCCAGTGCTCCAATGTACACATGGCGCCAGCGAGTCACAGACATAACAATGACACTGcattttagaaggaaaaaaaaaaaaaagacatcacAGTGGTATATTGTCAAACTCAGGTAATAAAATAGTATTTGATGGAAATTCTATAAGCAACAGCTTGTAAGAGTCAACTCACACGATCACAGTGGTTCTCGTGCTGGGTAGTTTTGAAAGGGAATTTGGCACAAAGATGTCGTGGATGAGGGTAGTCTCTACATGCTACCTGCAACCAAAGAAATAAGTTCAATTAAAGCCGGAAAAGCAAAAGGTGCGTCCATTTTCCAACTAACACAAAAATTAAGGGGTTAGACAATGTATGGTGCTACGGTCCTGTATTATGAGAAACAAGTTTAACATAAGAAAATAACAACAGCCTGAGAAAGAGGAAGTGGCCAAGCAAGCAAACAACACCAAAAATTCAAAGCGAACTTCATCAAACCCATTGAACTGCAAAATCAAGGTCACCAAATAGCAAGAAACAGGTTTTCACTTTTACCATAAAACAAGAATATCAAGATAACTATGTCTGAAAAACAATATCATCCAGAAAGACCAAAGTTCAAGCTCATAGACAACGGGGCAAAATTTGAAATATGTGTGAATCATTCCAATGCATCCACAATTAATTCTCCCTTACTAGAAAGTTAGTCGCGAAAAGTAGAAAAACAAGTCTTGGATTGTTCCTCTTTCATATGATAACATTATCATTAGCCTAACCCAAAACTGAATGCCACAACTAATCAGTTTGCTACGTTTTCATGACTACCAAAACAGAGTTAAGCACGAgtcgaaaaattattaagatgcGATAACCGCAACCCTTCAGttgaaattaaatttctttaaaTCCTCTAATCAAATCAACAATAAAAAACTTCCAAAGCATTCAGTTATCTTTCTCTAACTTCCAATTCAGAGTAAACTAAACCAACCAAACAATGCAAATCGTACTTAAACCTAAATCAGGTCgaatttttcacccaaaaaaaaaaaaaaaatcaggtcGAATTCATACCTGCCCCGTTTCCCCAACCACAAGCAACTCGTCGGAGCCACTACCCGAATTCTCCACCACCGAAACCCGCTTATCCGGGTTGCCGTCCAAGACCAGACAGTCATCGTCATCATCCGCCACCGTCCGTTTCGAAGACTTTTGCCTAGGCTTGGAGTTGACCTCACTAATCACCACAACGTCATCGGAATCATCGTCGTCGGTTACCTTGTCGACGGGTTCCAGAAGCTCCGATACCCAATCAAGGTTGTCCTCCTCATCCAGTTCGATCCGCCCCAGTTCGTCGTCGGAGCTTATGTAAATTGGACCCAAATTCATCGCTGATTGAAGTTCACAGACTAGGGTTTGAAGAAAAGCTCGAACTTTTGATTGAACTGGAGAATTCGAGGCATGGGTTGTGAAGAAAGAAACGAATGAATCAAACGGGAAGCCAATGCTCGAACCAAATGAAAATGGGCAAGCCTCGGATTTCCGGGCAAATTTCCGGACTTTCCCGGGAAAATTTCTGTAAAGGGAAAGTTGAAGGATTGAGGAAGGGcatttagggttttgaattgAGCGAGAGAGATGAAAATATTAGGGTTTGAAATGGATCGTCGATCTTggcgggggggggggagagagggagagagagagagagagagagagagagagagagaggaggagtgCGGAAGTGACTCAACTCCTCGAAGTCGTTCAACCTAAACCGACGACGTATGTTTGGGATATTGACGGAATTTTCTGTTTTGGTAGGGGCGTGTGTTGGAACTGGGATTATCGTTCATGCCGTTGGGTCATGCAGGCCTTGTGGTCGTAGGTTGAGTAGACGATCGGTGGGCTAAGTCAGATTTTGGGTTTGGCTACATCAAGAATTTGTTAGCGAGTTTCAATCTCAAGTCGCGGATAGAATCGACATTTTATGTGTTTATAAGAAGTCGGCTTATTACAAGTTATAATATTGtgaattaattttataataaaacctcaacttctttCATTATATCAAAGTTTATTCGACATTATGCTCCAAATCATCTGATTTATGTTGAGACTTAAGATCAACCCCTTCAAAATATGTAGGTGTATGATGGAGTTCTACGTGTGCTGCATCACCAATTGTTGCTAATTTGTGAATTAGAGTGAATATTTTTTCTTCATAACTGCTTCATCTTCTACATTTAACTTGGACAATCGTTAAAAATGATACTATTAAAAACAATTCTCTCAAACAAATGCAAccttaatttctgttttatgTGGCCTTTAGTCTGCTAATTCGTGTGACACTTTTTCAAACCAAAGAAAGGAATTAACTGGCCATGTGGTCCTAGTATCATAAAATTGTCTAACACATATGTATGTACCCTGGCGAATTTGTAGCACCATTTCATTACACAATTTTTGACACAAATTTTTGTGGGACGTACactgtaatgtattttaattatCCGAACTATCTATATTTTAGAACATCatttatagatcatccttgcaaaaaattagacaaatccaagaccattaagacatttatttatagtgAAGAAATTGGACGAAGatggttctacaaagaaaccaTAAACCCTTAATCCAACGGTCGTATGGTTTCATATTTGAGTAATTTTTTGTAGACATGATGTTTGAGAGAAGGTTTAAAAGATAGACGATTCGAatcattgaaatacattacggaTCCGTTCCCATAgttatatacacacatatacatagcAATGTTCAATGTGAATTGATTGGTCCATATAGCATCATATAGCATGCAGTACATTGCTATTTACATACAGCAATGTTGGAGGTGGATTGATGGGTAAGTGAAAGCAACCAGACCATCCgacatatatatttgttaggTGGGTTTTGATGAACTCTATTCATTTCGAATACCAACATTCATCAtctctttaattttttactACTTATTGATAATTTTTAGATGCGTACTAGTATTTAAACTCACGCATTGCTGCAGGGTGTAAAACTCTattaaatatatgaaatatattaaaatctaTTATGTTGGCAGTAAATTAAATACTCAAAAATTCTTTTTGACACTGCATTGTGAACCCCTTTGTAAACCAGAAAAGCAATAACCATATttctgaaagaaagaaaaaaaaaaaaaaaactttatgcaCACAAATAATCAGGTAAACATATTATCCATTGCACTTTATGAAAACAAATACATGCACTGGGCAATTATGTCTTGAAGGTTCAGAAGCCCAACCATGTGAATAAAATCCTCATGCCAGTGACTTGGCTTCCTGCTTTCAAGTTTAGAAGGGAAGTAGAAGGTTTAAagaataagtgaaaaataacTTGCATCTGTATATCATTAAAATTATATACACTTTTTAAGTGACAATGACTTGGTTTCACAATTCTGATTTTCGAGTATTTTAGTGCATGATTTTGCACGGTTATAAAATCTGGTATTACGATTTGGATTTCTGTTATGCAAGCATACCCTAGAAATTTAAAAGAAAGACACTTGCAGCCCTGTTTCTATTGCTACATTTTCAGTGTGGTTAAGAGTGAGACAATGACTCATCTCTCTAAATATCTCACACTGCATTTTCCGAAGTCTTCTCCAATGCATAGATTCGAAccataaaactcaaaataagtttaaagatttgtgtttgtgcattgaaagaaaaacagaaaaactcaaacctaccattatttttttttactcaaataTTGGAATGCATGTCTAGTATTGGTAGTATATAGTTTTGTATCAGAGACGACCTAATAAGTAGATGACGTGAACAATATCTGGCCTATTTTTTAAGATGACGAAGAAACTGCATTTGCACCGCATAAGAAATAATCATCATTAAGTTTTGACTTCtcataaatttatattttgtatccCAAATGATAACCAACTGCATAATTTGACAGCAATTCTGCAAATATGACTTTCTATGCAGCCCATAAACGAGTCTCATATCTGTCGCTTGATCAATTATAAGTAAGATTCAAAtaatcaaacaaacataaaGCTGTTAtaaaatcgacggtgtgtgTGCAATGGaataaaataagacacaaaatttacgaggttcctctacagtcagtgtgactggagtacatcttcgggcagcagtgatgctttcattataatttggaataataggagtacaaagataactctatgtattatgtcctctcctcttcctctctttctttttctgctcTATATTGAAATcatacggagtgctctatttatagagcaactccaagcacacatctttgacaatataACTTCCTTCACCTCTCAAGTCAAGATTGATTTTATGGGCATTGAAAATCCATCTAATGTCTGCAGTTTCTATGTGGGCATTCAATACCCACTagacttttcaacactcccccttagatgctcacatatcaacatgagttgcctcgttaagatcttgatctatttttggatgctcccccttgATGAGTATCTCCCCTTGATTTCAAATTATTTAGGCTGATCATTCATCCTGCTGCTTTAGTCTTTTAGCGGTGATAGTTGCCGAATGAGGTGTTGCA
This region includes:
- the LOC137727759 gene encoding RPM1 interacting protein 13-like, giving the protein MNLGPIYISSDDELGRIELDEEDNLDWVSELLEPVDKVTDDDDSDDVVVISEVNSKPRQKSSKRTVADDDDDCLVLDGNPDKRVSVVENSGSGSDELLVVGETGQVACRDYPHPRHLCAKFPFKTTQHENHCDRCHCYVCDSLAPCVHWSTGGSNFNHCHATDKEESWRILRKKFKTPKIAPLPASNNLAPTKHSPVPPHNIIKLAPNSISQNQVSRPAAIHHCTSAGRTMPSIRSHQSEYLFPKNQVQPCSVSKQLLGARTNVVGRNRGQNIGHLGPVSSHSTFKRVGALGVSLPMNRTTFFSSNNSSCTTPSVYMRTSTPMATSNDRNPLRLQGVHSSVHQSASQPMTTSVGNTVHSQPQTYSQAVPQSIYSQAFQQQGNQSQNDSQIFCEYGIPSPDSSQGGYQYGNQSQNSSQNVSLQGNLGVSVTDLDFTNSDWVNNSSPNIRQPPVQQPPFQQPPIRQPSIQLLPVQQPPIQQQPPLQQPQFQQPSPIQQQPPIDISEIQSTEPVYGLGAVNERSNEVSNFNGLDEEFESWLMETQSGPAESNDLMASHLNIMSPEPSFIDSLIFDFEPPWNGLAQV